The Mytilus edulis chromosome 4, xbMytEdul2.2, whole genome shotgun sequence nucleotide sequence aatattttaaaagatttgaccaaacgtacatttaaaattaaatttagccTAGAGATTCTATGCATTATGCTGTACTACACAAACAAATGCCAAATCCAACCATTCATGGCAATTGTTTGAGTTATTTATCATTGCAGGTTTGTGTAATATTTCTGATGTATActatttcaatatgaaaatagactattgtttatataataataatactttattccgaaagcaatacagcttatagaatacatatacacaattttacaccaatataagaattttatataagtatacaaagaagatgtggtatgatagccaaagggaaaactctccacaagagacgaaaatgaaacagaaattaacaactataggtcactgtacggccacCGTAAGTGTTCATACTTTTTTCCCACTCAACACAACAGGGACTGATCCGGCATTTAGTATTAAAGGGTCGCAATCATAATAATTTTGACCAGTGGAGTAAACTTATGTTTTTTCTCGATTTTACAAGGTGCACACCATCTCAACGGAGTCCTCTCATGTCACAACAATATCAATATATACGAGGCAACAGAGATCATAACTTCTTAGGGTTTCGATATGATAGAATGAAGCTCAGGACTATGGATGATTGAACATTGAttcaaataatttgataaatacCACTATTCTATCATAAAAAAGGGAATACATGTATCGTTCCAATTTGCTAATTTACTTTCTATATTCATATATTCTCTATACATAAACTAAGCGTAAAAAAGCACCACCAACTGCGAACCTCAACAAGTCTTTCCGTATAATAACTAAACAATTAATATatgttaaaataagttttattgcGTTCAGTTTTGGAGTATTTCATTGCCTGATTTTTGCATCCTCTGCAAATATAAAAATCCAAAGCTATATAAGTGTTAAAAATTATGATATAATGTACACAGCATCTATGAAAACATATTATCACATCGTGCAGTCATTATATGTTAATTATTCTGTTATACGCCTAAATTAAAAGTGCaagtttatatttaatattgttgaATTTTTGTGTTATTGCTTTTCAATTAGGTCAATAAAAGACGAACCTTTTCATTGGTTTCATGGAAAACGGCAAAGTCTGGTTTTAAAATCATTGCCAATGAAAAGACGAACCTTTTCATTGGTTTCATGGAAAACGGCAaagttttttataaataatataaataatatataaatacattgagATTGATTGTAGTTTGTTTAACGCTCAGTGGCAAAGATTTCATGCACGGATTTAgcaataaatataatatgtagGTCTTGTACTAGTGTTGTTCCTCGTCGCCAAACACCAaagtagtatatatttttttttaggatttaTAGGACAAGGGGTtccaattaaggtggtacccaacactttcactaaaattaattcgGCTCGTTTAATTTTCCTAAAATTTGGTCAAAGTACTTTGACCCTAaatactttgaccctttaacaaaaatataaaaatttcaaaaattttgaaccaaccgttttgtcagaaaaattacactggttatttagcagtttgacaaacaccagttttgatcattgagaagcttaatattccttaaattttacaacacaacgtaattaaaacgtttagatgactttacagagttatctccctgtagtgttaggtaccaccttaattatccaaattattttcaaatttgatgaTTAAATATATGcactaaatgaaaaacataaagattCATTTTAACTTGATCAGATATTACCTTATACGTAGTATCACATACGTAGTACACGGAATGTATCAAAAATTACCTCATACGTAGTATATGGAGTTCCTACACCCGCCACCGCACATCCTGCTCTTTTCTTTACTACATGGCATATTACATTCACTTTCGGGTACTCGTGGAAATTTAACAGTGTCCATTGTGTTTCCGCAAAAACACGCTTTTGTATACTGTACCAATGCAGAAAGATTtcgtttaattgtttttaaatatctttGAATCTTGGATTCAACAAAAGATAAGATACAATTAGCTTTTATTGCAAGTCGTagtttatttcatattattttaattcatgtacaaaatgtgttttcTTGATTATTGAAATGTTCGAATGCTTTCTCGTTGCGTACAAACCTTATCGCTCAAGAAAGTGACATCGCGATTATATTGTGTCAATAGAAAACGTAGAGAAAAAAAGCTTACCGACAAAGTGGTGCAGTGGAGAAGGATATTCTTACCCTTCCAAACCATCTGATATCATCCGGGTTTTTAATTGGAAACATGTTGCTCactctttagttttgtatgttatGTTCGTGTACTGTGGTTAGTCTTTCGATTTTTTTTCGCTCTTTGACATGGCATTGTAAGTTTGATTTCAACTTAGGAGATTGTATATTTCcctgatatctttcgcctctcttttttaAGCAATAGATATACATCATTTTGAGGCGACAGGCACTAATTACATTTGTATTCTAGCATTAgcatttgtgtattttatttgtgTAGTACATTAACTACAGTCTAGATAGATATTACTTTAGaagttaaaaatgtttttcataaCTGTAATTTTTAactgaatataaataaatttagaattgtctgcaaaaatatattatatatgttactATGAAAAATTACCATAAGTATCGGAAATAAAAAATCTTCGTCTCAAAACTTAATTTTAAGTTTGCAATAACTAAGTTTAACTAACCTGTAAACCAAGGTATTTAAATCCTTTGCAGATACTTTTGCATTTTGCCAAAGAAAGATCGTTTACATACAAGTTTGACTTGGCGTTCAGCATTCGACCTCCACAATCTTTATAGCATCCGATATATCCTACAATACATATCGGTGAAAGAAATTATTATACCTACACATGTAGTCTTCTATCGTACCTTATTGCACTATTTGTAGTTAAAACAATTCCTTATGCAATCCCACTCCGGGGTTTATCTAACTTTTTATTATTGCCAAAACCTTACCAGGCTAATCTGGACAAATTATACATTATTTGTAatggtaaaaatttataaaacattcaaataaatagattgacAATTGTACCTTTAAATACGCGTCAATTGTTTTTGGAAAAGAAAAGTGCCTGTATTTAAGCGTCGCGTTAAAACCAATTTGTGtacttttcttaaaatatttcagTTATACATTAATTAAGGCAGCAATAATTTACCGAAgttgaaatatcaataaaataattcTGCCATTTTAAATAAGACTGTCACGGAACCTTTTCCaagaaatgtaaatataaaaaagtagttCTCAATTATACCTGCATCATATCGATTTTTTCTGACTGTGTAATTTTTAAAGTGTaaaatcaatacatgtattaaaaattgTCAGGTAAATATAAgcaaaaattaattttacattttacctGTCGTTTCACGATGAACATTCGAAAAATGTATGTCTTTTACGTCCTTCTTTAAGTACTTCAAGCCATTTTCTATTGCAGTTAATCGGTGAATACTCGAGTTCGTGATTTCTTTTAGGCGATCCACTTTTGTCATTACAGCATCAAGtagattgatttttttctcaatgctGGCTAGTTTGGTCATTATTCTGGCATCAGTCATTGGTGCAACATCAGATTTGTTTTCAGATAAAAGAAATCCTCTGACAG carries:
- the LOC139518450 gene encoding sialate:O-sulfotransferase 1-like is translated as MQFLRLFGLFGLVDRLVVAEQNHITLTVNGAKDVPVRGFLLSENKSDVAPMTDARIMTKLASIEKKINLLDAVMTKVDRLKEITNSSIHRLTAIENGLKYLKKDVKDIHFSNVHRETTGYIGCYKDCGGRMLNAKSNLYVNDLSLAKCKSICKGFKYLGLQYTKACFCGNTMDTVKFPRVPESECNMPCSKEKSRMCGGGCRNSIYYV